The Cryptomeria japonica chromosome 2, Sugi_1.0, whole genome shotgun sequence region ATCTGGCTGTTACATCTTCTCAAACAACTTGTGTGCCTGCTAcatacttccacattttgcatacatggtTATCATGGTATTCACAACAACAACATTGGAGTGACATCCACTTTCTATTATTTTTTGATGGacctccataccctgttccaaagctcccattttgaaaCATGCTGGGAGAATACTAGCAAAGGTAGTTGAGTTTGGCTTTATACCCAAAAACTGCATTTCCTTAAAAGTCTCCAAAGCTTTTTCAAGCCGCCCATTTTCTGCATATCCAGAAATAATTGCATTCCATGAAACAACATCTCGTTGAAGTTGGGGTAATTTATGAAATAATTGGCATGCCTTCTGTAACACTCCACACTTTGCATACAGGGATATCATGGTATTAGCAACCATAACATCTGACAAAAATTCACCTTCAATTTTCCTTCCGTGGATCTCCAAACCCTGCTCCAAAGCTGCTATTTTGACACAAGCTGGGAGGATGGTGACAAATGTAGCTGAGTTCCGATATACCCCCGTCAACTGCATTTCCCTGAACATGTCCAATGCAGTTTCAACAAACCCATTTCGTGCATATCCAGCAATAATTAAATTACGAAACAACATCGCAATCAAGCAATTTGTCAAACAACTCGCATGCCTTCtgcatgtttccacattttgtaaGCATGTCTAGCAAGACATTTGCAACCACAGCATCTGACAAAAATCCATTTGTGATTAATTTTTGGTGTATCTCTGCACCCTGTTTCAAACTTCTCATTTTAGCACACACTGGAAATGGTAGCATAAGTGAACTGATTAGGTTCTACACCAGTTCTTTGCATTTGGGCAAACAGAATCCATGCCTCTTGACGAAACCCCCGCCTTTGGTAAGCTGCAATTATGGTATTCCATGAAAACATTTCTCGTTCTGTCATATGGTCGAAAACTCTGCGAGCATCAACCAAGCTTCCGCATTTATCATACATTTTGATAAGAGCATTTTGTAAAAGAGTGTTTGTGGGAAATCTAAATTCCCTGTTAATGATGTAGGAGTGGATTAGCTTGCCCTCTGAAAGCCTTTTGTGAGCAATGCAACTTTGCAAAAGTGGAAGATATTTGAACAGTCTACACAAAGGTTTCGTGCGGTAAGTAATTTGCATTGTATCGTTCAAGCAACCCTCTCTGTAGAATGTTTTAAGATTGAGATGGGTAGTGGAATATGTGTTATTACTCATTCTACCACAGTAAAACACCATCGCACTCTTGGTATTCCTGAGCATAGTATAACGGCCATCTGATGTTCATTTGTGCGGGCGAATCAGCCCACACAGTTCCATTGCCAGGGAAAACCTCGATAGCCATGATTTGAATTTTGCCTGCTGCCATGCTTGAATTCAAACGTCTCTGCCATTTGCAGGCTGATTTTGAAGGCTTCATATGTCAATGTTTTGCTACAGGTCTGAGCGGATGCAGATAAAATCGTGGGTTTCTCCATAGTGCGAAATTTTAGCTATTACGGATGTTTCACAAAaactttttcttctaatttttttactCTCATCAATTTATTTATAAGTTTAAAATCTGAATatactttgatttttaatttaattattaaatatcaatatCTTGTCAAGGTTCTTTTGGTGCTTGCATAGAGAGCTCCATTAACTgcattggattttttttttccaattttctttgtatttttttttatattaaatcaaAGGGAAAAAAAATTTTGGCATAGAGTTCTTATTAGAAGTAAACATCGTAACACAACAAAATGGTTAGAACAAGGATTAGTCAATAAATGTAAACCAACCCATTTTAaagtatatcaaagaagaataacaTAAAACATATGAGAGATGAACGAATAAACCAAACTTCCTTCAAGATGATCTCATTGTTGCTTgattcttccttgtcctcctcgtctCCACGAACCACATTGCTTTGAGGTTGACAAATGGAGAGTGGGAGAGATAGGTGGAGTTAAGTGTGGAATGCTCTCAAACTAGCATAACAACATAGTGTAAATGTGTGGATGGGGTGGATGGAAACAAAGGGCATAAGCTTGCTTTGGAGTGGCTTTGGAATTAAAATGGCATTATGATAGTGCAATGATAAGTGGATATGCAACCAAAAGGGTAACATAAGTCTatgatgaaaagtggatgatttgagtTGAGAGAAGGACTCAATTTATAGATTTGGAACCTAGAAACAGACGGTCAAGATTAAAAGAGTGATCAACGGCTGAGATTGAAGGAGAGagcaaggtgtgctcacacatgtgatCATGTCTTGGGAAGAACAACTATCATAGGGAAAAGgggaaggtgtgctcacacatgtgtgagcaaccttggGAAGCCCATGAagttgacaagtggaaacacttgtggaaagGTGTAAGGGCTAGGAAAAGGGGGTTTATGACATACAGACCAAAAGgggaaagtgtagggtggctcCATGAGGAAGAGCAAttatcacacatgtgtgagcaccccttggtcaaaggtgatgtgggTGGGTGAGATGAATTGGGTAGGTGTGTAGTATTTTAAATTTGAATGAATACTAACAGGGATTAGGCTTTGGGTTATTAGCTTAATGAGGGGATTAGAAGATAGGTTTGTAGGGATCACTAAATTAGCCTagttaataatgaattaatttagctaattaggattGGAAATGAAATTGAATATTCATAGGGCTAagtttgatttattaaaataaatcaaacttcgGGAGGAATGAGAaggattttattaattaaatatgatttaattaatttaggggtAATAATACGATACAatgattaattagattaatcatgtggtaaaaggataattaattaaatattaatttaatcaattttatctGTCTACAAACATATCACCTTTTCTAAAGTCGTGGTCTTGTCCTTAGAATTTGTGATAAGATATGGATTGTAAAAAGCTATACAAATTATATCTTgagatcttttttttttcttttttttttcaacaaagTAGAATACATCATATCTTGAGATCTTAATTATCACTTCGGTGTCCATTAAAATTAATGATATTTGTGTCATAGATAGCTAGAGTATCTCCTTTGGCCTTAGAAAAGCATATTGTATTTTATTaactaaatcaaaatcaaaatataacagatttttgtattttcaattaattaataaatacgatCAAACGTGTAGTTTGATAGTTGTATAAACGTCAccctataaaaggataccaagagACACCAACTTTATCTAACATGGGATGGGAAAGTCTTACGCATAAATTATCTTAGTAAAGAGAAACCCTAGTGCAAAGTGGTAGAGGGATTAAAGGAGTTCACTatgatttaaattttgaattattgtATAATATGTGTTGGGACATATTGTCGAATGGATTTTGGTGAACTAGTAAAGTTGTATATCTCAAGAAAATTATTTAGGTATTAAGTTTTGGTTAAAGTAAGGTTTAGCATTCTAAGTGATGAGATTAGTGACATTGAACATTTGCCAACCTGATCAATTGATATTGCCAAAAATAAGTTTATGATTAAATGTTGATGTTTTCTAACCTTGTGTTTCTAGGTGCAAGAGACAATTTCTACAATTTATTTTTTTCCTCTCATTTGAATGTTCACCTTTGGTTGGAATCTTTCAAGGACCCGTTTGATGTATGTTCACTTATGCATGACACTCTATGAAAGTTGAAGAGTCATATTGTCTCATAGGGGCACTTGGGATGATGGACCACTTGTATGTTTCTTATTTAAATTGCATGATTAACCATCATTTACATGCCAATGACTTTGAATCAATCACTCATTTGTAGATGAATTATTTTAAAAAGAGAATCTTGCTCCTCTTACCTTTATGGGAGAAGAGTACTAGAGGGGGTGGAAGGGGGAGGTCTTAATGAATAGAgtaactttattttcttgattcttTGCAGGTCTTGATAAACGGAGTAAATTTATTTTCTTGATTCTCACTTTAACTTATTTGGAGGATGAAGGTCTTAATAAAGAAAgtaactttattttcttgattcttGTTATCCTCATTTTGGCTTTCTCAAAATTGTGGGATAACCGgcctacaaattttgtccaatttgtagccCATGTGTTCTAAGCATGTTGATTGAGGTAAAATTATGTTGTCTCCCTTCGTGACTTGGCCCTCAACAAATCATCTTGATTTGAAGTCTCAAGTTGTCAATTTGAATGATTGAACAAAATACCTTTTAGGAGTTAGTTTTATTTCACCTTTGTTGATTTTGTTGTCAAATCATGTCCTAAACCCGATTTTATACTTTTCTAGGGGTTTCTAGTGTCTTAAACCTAACTCTACACTTGTGTAACTTGTTTTGGTGTAGTTTGGATCCGTAGACCTGAACTGCACTTGTTTTGGTTTAGTTCAGATCCGTAGACCCGAACTACACCTGTTTTGGTTTAGTTCGGATCCATAGACCCAAACTACACCTGTTTTGGTTTAGTTCAAATCCGTAGACCCGAACTGCACCTGTCTTGGTTTAGTTTGAATCCATAGACTCAAACTGCACCTATCTTGGTATAGTTCGGATCCGTAGACCTGAACTGCACCAGTCTTGGTATAATTCAGATCCATAGACCTGAACAGTACCCGTCTTGGTGTAGTTCAGATCCATAGACCCGAACTGCACTTGTCTTGGTGTAGTTCAGATTCGTAGACCCAAACTGCACCTATCTTGCACCTTTTTAGTGTAGTTCAAACTTGTAGGTATGATCCACACTAGACCTTTGTTTTTCCTAAGTTTAGTTTGAATCTACGAACCTGAACTACAACTTTTGATCCACACTTAGCCTTAAGTGTAAATCAAGTCAACGAACCCAAATTACACCAAATGCACACACATGTAAATTGAGGTCATAGACCCAATTACACTTGTTTTACCATAATACAGTGAGGGTTTTTGGAACCCTAATGGCATCAAATGTAGCATGTATGATCCTATTCAATTCAAATGATCAAGATGGTTGGTGATTGCTCTTCTCAagtattgatgatttttttatgcTATAGTGTAATTCTCATACAAATGTCAGAACCATCTCCAAAGaagacaatgaagttcaagaagcaagactccTATCTGCTCTTCCTCTCATCCTCAATGGCATCAAACATTGTGAACACCATATGATTCTGAAATATAGGCTACCAGACAACAATATGAAGATTTTTTGaagaaggatgatcataataaagatGTGTCTCTAGAAACTTAGTCATTTTTGTGCATCTCTAGTGTAGAGGCATTTAATATTTCCAAtcaacacctcaagtgtcattttatatatgctctagtacacatgtaggattgcacgtgtcctaagtcaaatcgaactGTACTTTTACTTAGTCATAGTTAGTTGAGTTTTTCGTATTTTTTCTCATTGCACCTCCTCTATATACATGTGAGGGTGCTCATTGTAATTATAtgaatcttttggcaatgcaacaaaactcgGTCGGTTTGGGAAGCACTCTGAAACTTTATTTTTAGATGCAAATCAGATTGCAATCAATAAAAGAAACAAGTTGCTTTCAATCTtagtgttggaacaagttgtaatGTGACGACATTATTCAGAGTTGATTGTGAGTATTGTGGTGTTATTTGAAAGATATTTAAACccaatcttgtagtctttgagctgcttattgtgtttataattaatgatatattgtcaaacttgatcttgtagtctttgagtTGCTTATCACGTTTGACACTAATGTTTCATGCTCAAGCAAAGAGATAACTCGCAATCTTTGTGCTATTTTTACCTTCTATGTTTGTGTATTTAAGGTGAAGTGTATGTTGAAGTTTGTGAGCTACACGATTTCATCTTTGTCATTGAAACTTTATAGGAAGTCatggaaagtctttgagctttcatgagaTTCTTGGTTAATTATACTTGGttgtacttgtagacacctaaaattaattaaattaatatttaattaatttaagtctgtcaaaataattaatttaattgtgttggtccctttctccttaaaattaattaaatcaagtttaattaattttatcactatagtcctataattaatttatcaaaattaattattcccccatccttctaaaatcaaatatcatttatgtcttctaaaccctacttagttaattaatttcaattaactaagctaatcatgtgattcctacaaatcaccctttctaatcctatcatctagcctaattaattcttctagaagcatgattatcattattccttaattttaaattcctccactcattctctctcctcatgtcacatcctcctaactttcccacttgcactctaatcactcattaagccacctaatcaatcaccttaatcatttgcacatccctaagaaattcaaattctttgaatctccccatgcatcctcttcccaaggaattttttatttttttatccatTTATTCTTCctacacatcctcttattttggaatttttaattcctcctatcttcccccaaggaattgtatattcatttttctcttcccaatgtccttgggagctcttccccatgaaccttgagaggtgtggagacaagaaatgtctttatggcatatctcttgaattccacaccttgtcctctcaatcatctcctccatttcaaatcaatctcaacccttcattttgaaatcaatcttggcTCTCCTTTttgacctcctccaatctataaattggagtctcctctcctcacaaatcatccactttttcaTCCAACCTTATTCTGTCCATTTGAggtccaaaatcatccatcatatcatcataatgcccaaatattcCCTCATCTAAGTCAAATCCctctcatccatcatcatcattcaagtccaatccaaatccaatcttgttgtgtagtggagagcaatccacatatcatccatcaaaggagaaaatcaagtggagcacaTGGGC contains the following coding sequences:
- the LOC131873700 gene encoding pentatricopeptide repeat-containing protein At3g53360, mitochondrial-like produces the protein MKPSKSACKWQRRLNSSMAAGKIQIMAIEVFPGNGTVWADSPAQMNIRWPLYYAQEYQECDGVLLWEFRFPTNTLLQNALIKMYDKCGSLVDARRVFDHMTEREMFSWNTIIAAYQRRGFRQEAWILFAQMQRTGVEPNQFTYATISSTCLQNVETCRRHASCLTNCLIAMLFRNLIIAGYARNGFVETALDMFREMQLTGVYRNSATFVTILPACVKIAALEQGLEIHGRKIEGEFLSDVMVANTMISLYAKCGVLQKACQLFHKLPQLQRDVVSWNAIISGYAENGRLEKALETFKEMQFLGIKPNSTTFASILPACFKMGALEQVIVGYAQNGLLGQALEIFKQMQLAGVNPNSSTLASILPACAKLGALEQGTEIHQKIIESGFLSDVVVVNTLIDMYAKFGSMQKAHKLFDKMDNANLVSWSAMIAGYAMHGYGKDAIKLFELMKHSRTNPDHISFVSGFFRM